The Alteribacter keqinensis genomic sequence TCATTGCTGGGTCTGGTAGTTATAAACTGTTTGTTGCATTTTTTCATTTTACAGCGTCTGAATTTTTTACCTTCGTGTTTATCGGTGAAGAATTTAATATAAATAGCTCCAATCAGCGAATTGTAACCCCACCCCGGTGAGTCTGAATTGCTAACGATGTCGAAAAAAGACTGAGGATGCACTTCTTCAAGCATTTCGTTTAAATGTAAGTAGGTAGAAAAAGCTTGGGATTCATGAATGGTCATTGCTTCAATCAAGTCCCTCTGACCTTCTGGGTGGTCCTTTTCTTTTTCCTCTCTGTCGATTACCGCGTTGCGAAACTCCTTTCTCTTTTCTTCGCCCCCTAACTTTAAAAGAGGATTATCCCGCTTATATCTGTTTATATCATTGATGAGTGTTTGATATGTTCTAACGGCTGCTTGAAAAATTATGACGGGCTCTCTGTCTTTTTCGCCATTTCGTCTTTTATTATTTCGATAGAGTTTGCCTTCTTCAAAAAGTCGAAAAGCGTTTTCTTCTTTACTGAGGATTGATAATACACTTTTGGTTGAAGTATATTTTTTTGTATTACTCAATCCTAGTAGTCCCCACATATTTACAAACTCCAGTATATCGTCGTGCTTTTCAGGGTTGATTCGACCAAGGGCAATATGTGGACCATATTGGAGGTTTTCTTCTTCTATATCAGGTCTTACTTTAGGAAGGCGATCTAGTAATGGATTGTATCTGGTTTCTTTTGCGCCTCTCATCGGGACAATAAACTGTATACCGTCCTCTTCTTTAATTTCGTAGTTCGATTTTGGCCAAGTACTATTATCGTCTATAAGTTTAGGTGCCATGTAATGTACTCCCTCTCTTAAATATTTTGACCCCTTTTATAGATATAAAGGGTCAATAAAAAGTGGTACATTAAATATACAACAACAAGAACAACAAGACAACAGAGTATTCATTCATTTCAAAAAACTGAGGGGGAAAATCAATTGAAAAGTAAGGCAAATGAAGAAATTAGACGTCTATTCAAATCGAAGGGATTACAACAATGGGAAGCAGCTGAGTTGATGGAGATCGACGAGAGCGTATTTTCTAGGTTACTGCGTAAAGAACTAGAGCACGAGCAAAAGGCATGGATAATTGAACAAATCACACGCTTGTGCGATTAACGAAGGGAGGTGACAGGAAGATATGAGCGTCAGAATCGAATTACCGGAACACACCTGTTTAGTGCATCGAGATGATCTGAAAGGCGTTTTAAAGGAAGTATTCCTTGAAATAAAAGAGGAATACGATGCTAGCGAGGTTATGACGATCAAGGAAACAGCTACATACCTAAAGGTGAGTGTTCCTGTCGTGAGGGATATGATTGCTGGTAATGAAATACCTTATTTCAGACGAGGCCAGGTTATAAGGCTGAAGCGGTCTGATATAAAAAACTGGATGAAAGGGGAGGTGGGGGGTCAGCATGGTTGATTACGATTGTTCCTCCATTGTCATCTGTTCGTCAGAGGAAGAACCTACACTAAGAGCGGCGCTAGGGTACGCAAATCTGCTTAACTGGGCTGTTTTCCCTGTTCACTCAATTGAAGATGGGCGTTGTACATGCAATAAAGCATGTACAAGCCCTGGAAAGCACCCGAAGACCCTCAATGGTGTTAAGGCAGCTACAGCCCAAACAGATAAAATCATTAACATGTTCTCAGGAGTAACGCAATCAAATATAGGTATTGCTACAGGAGGCCAGAGTGGATTCTTCGTCTTAGACATAGATTCGAAGCACGGAGGAATGGAGTCCCTAGCTGAACTGACAAATTCCTATGGAAAGATGCCTCGCACTGTTAAGGCTAAAACAGGAGGTAATGGCTACCATTATCTGTTCCAGCATCAATACGGAATCCGTAACAAAACAAATATACTACCGGGGATTGATATCAGGGGGGATGGCGGCTATATCGTCGTCCCGCCTTCTAAGCATAACAGTGGTAAAAAGTATACCTGGGAGGTAAGTGGCAAACCGCACCAGACTCCAATAGCCCAAGCCCCGGGATGGTTACTGGATATAATAATCGAACCTGAAGGAAAACGAACAAAGAGAAAGCCTTCCTCTTACTGGTCAGATTTACTTAGTGGTGTGCGTGAAGGGCAACGGAACATCGCGGCAGCATCATTATCAGGATATCTGTTCAGAAATATAGATCCGATCCTAGTTCCCGATATAATGCACCTTTGGAATGAAGCAAGAGTAAACCCGCCCTTAAAAGCGATTGAATTGGAACGAGTGCTCAACTCTGTAGCCAAGCTGGAATTCAAGAGACGACAAAAGGAGGGGAGTGAATGAACTATGTAAATGCTCTGAAAGAATTAGCAGATGATAATGGTTCCCTCATTGAATGGGGGGAACCAATAGGCTTTGATGATTATAAGCTTCCTGAATTCAATACAGCAATATTCCCGGAATGGCTAGGGAACTTTGTAGAAGGGGTAGCAGAATCCACACAAACCCCGAAAGATGCTTCTGGAATAGCTGCAATTTCAATACTATCAACGATACTGGCAAGAAAGTATGAGGTCAAAATCGTCGATGGATGGATAGAGACGTTAAACACATATACTGTAATGGCATTGGGGTCGGCTAATCGTAAATCATCTGTCCTAAAAAGCTTTATCCAGCCTGTGATGGAGTATGAGCGAGAGCAAACACAACTACTGAAATCGGAGGTAGCTAAACAGCAACAGTGGTTCCAGGCGAAACAGAAACGAATTGAAAAGCTTGAAAAGGACTATGCAAGGAGCAACGACCCACAGATAATGGATGAAATCTTTTCAGTTCGAGAAGAAATTGAAACAGCGCCAATAGTCACTTTGCCTTCATTTATCACCGCTGACTCAACCCCCGAGAAGCTGGCTGACTTAATGGCCAAAAATAATGAAAAGATATCAATCTTATCCGCAGAAGGGGCGGAAGTATTTCAAATGATGGCGGGGCGCTATGCAAAGTCATCTAATCTTGACATTTATTTAAAAGGTCATTCAGCTGACAACGTGTCGATCGATCGGATTGGAAGAGAGCCTATAAAACTGCACGACCCAACGCTGACGATCGGATTGTTTGTTCAGCCTTCTGTGGTAAAAGAGATTCCTTCGACTTTTCAAGACAGGGGCTTAACTCAACGATTTTTATATTCATTTCCGGTATCGAAAGTAGGCTACAGAGAGATAGAGCCTAAAGGGATGCTTGAAACCGATAAAACGAATTTTGATATCCATATAAACAAGCTGCTGCAATTAGGAGGCAACACTCCGGTGCATTTAACTCTGGATAAGGAAGCGAAAAGTTATGAGGTACATATGCGTACTGAAATTGAAAAGATGCTTAGAGAGGATGAACTGCCTGAAGGCTTTAAGGGATGGATAGGTAAGTTGGCTGGTCAGATCATTAGGGTAGCCGGACTTTTACATGTTGCTGAACACGTTGGTGGCGCCATTCCTCCAGATCTTAGGATTGATACCTTGAAAAGAGCAGATGCATTAAGAGGTTATTTCATTCAGCATGCTAAAAAAGCACATGGGGTCATGGGTGTAAGCGAAAGCGATGCAGATGCGAGATACTTGTTAAAGAAAATAAAAGAGCAGAACCGGCAAGTGGTGGATTATCGAACTATTCAAGTCTTAACGAACAAAAGGTTCAAAAAATCAGATGAGTTCAAACATACTCTACAGAACCTCGAAAGAAGGGGATTTATCCAGTTGGCTAAGAAAGGAAAGAAAACCATAATCCACGTACATCCGGATTTATAAATGGTACTACAGTTACTACAAAGGTTTCGAGCCATTGATAGTAAAGAGCGGAGGGAGTAGGAAGTTTGTTCCTACTCCTTCCTACACTTACTACAATGAGCTGAAGTAGGAAATGTAGCATGATGTAGTAAACGTGCTGGAACGCTCATTCGATAGTGGATACAGGTGTTTGATCCTAATGTAGTCAATGTAGTACAGAAAGAGAATAAGTTGTCTTTGCAACGACAAACTTCCCTAATGATTTAGGTAAAAAAAGGTGGAATCGTGGATGGGTGGATCTGGATCTGGTATTTATGGTGCTCGCTTAAAGGAACCTAAAATCACTGTGGAACAATGTAAGTCCTTAAAGATCGATCAAGTGAAGAACATTATTGACCCAAATACAAGAGAACTGCCAATGCGTATAGATAAAGATGGTGAATCACAGAACCAAGTGCTTGGTATTGACTGGACTGATTGTAATTTCGGAGGTAAGAGGCCGTGGTTTGTATGTCCAGGGTGTGAAGACAGAAAAGGGAAGCTTTACTTTAGGCACGAAGAATTCTTATGTAGAACATGTCATGACTTAGCGTACCGCCGTACGCAAATCTCAGGGGATCGAGTGTCGGAATTAGACTGGAAGATACAAAAAGTCTGTCGTAGGTTAGGTATCTTGGACGAAGGTTGGTTGAA encodes the following:
- a CDS encoding bifunctional DNA primase/polymerase; the protein is MVDYDCSSIVICSSEEEPTLRAALGYANLLNWAVFPVHSIEDGRCTCNKACTSPGKHPKTLNGVKAATAQTDKIINMFSGVTQSNIGIATGGQSGFFVLDIDSKHGGMESLAELTNSYGKMPRTVKAKTGGNGYHYLFQHQYGIRNKTNILPGIDIRGDGGYIVVPPSKHNSGKKYTWEVSGKPHQTPIAQAPGWLLDIIIEPEGKRTKRKPSSYWSDLLSGVREGQRNIAAASLSGYLFRNIDPILVPDIMHLWNEARVNPPLKAIELERVLNSVAKLEFKRRQKEGSE
- a CDS encoding XRE family transcriptional regulator, encoding MKSKANEEIRRLFKSKGLQQWEAAELMEIDESVFSRLLRKELEHEQKAWIIEQITRLCD
- a CDS encoding YfjI family protein; its protein translation is MNYVNALKELADDNGSLIEWGEPIGFDDYKLPEFNTAIFPEWLGNFVEGVAESTQTPKDASGIAAISILSTILARKYEVKIVDGWIETLNTYTVMALGSANRKSSVLKSFIQPVMEYEREQTQLLKSEVAKQQQWFQAKQKRIEKLEKDYARSNDPQIMDEIFSVREEIETAPIVTLPSFITADSTPEKLADLMAKNNEKISILSAEGAEVFQMMAGRYAKSSNLDIYLKGHSADNVSIDRIGREPIKLHDPTLTIGLFVQPSVVKEIPSTFQDRGLTQRFLYSFPVSKVGYREIEPKGMLETDKTNFDIHINKLLQLGGNTPVHLTLDKEAKSYEVHMRTEIEKMLREDELPEGFKGWIGKLAGQIIRVAGLLHVAEHVGGAIPPDLRIDTLKRADALRGYFIQHAKKAHGVMGVSESDADARYLLKKIKEQNRQVVDYRTIQVLTNKRFKKSDEFKHTLQNLERRGFIQLAKKGKKTIIHVHPDL
- a CDS encoding helix-turn-helix domain-containing protein, with the protein product MSVRIELPEHTCLVHRDDLKGVLKEVFLEIKEEYDASEVMTIKETATYLKVSVPVVRDMIAGNEIPYFRRGQVIRLKRSDIKNWMKGEVGGQHG